A genomic segment from Amygdalobacter nucleatus encodes:
- the der gene encoding ribosome biogenesis GTPase Der, with amino-acid sequence MSQVIAVVGRPNVGKSSLFNYLTGKKMAIVNDQPGVTRDRLYAKFTWLNRELALIDTGGIEPYSEDVILSQMRKQAELAIETADLIMFMVDARSGLQAADQDIAEFLHRSGKPVVIVVNKCDNPGQVPLEVYDFYQLGFEQVFPISAAHGLGVGDLLDAVCADLPENDLNDDSEQAIKVAIIGKPNVGKSSLLNRLCGEERAIVSSVAGTTRDALETMVTHGDQDYLFIDTAGMRRKSKVDDLIERYSIVRAIASIEKADVCLIMVDAVQGAGEQDTKIAGLALEAGKACAFLVNKWDLAKENQLNQNEFSKQLQTKFSFMPWAPIIYISAQTGFHIDSVFATITDLYQAASLRVSTGILNEVIGEAQALMQAPSYKGRHLKIQYATQVAIQPPQFVLFVNDVNLLHFSYERYLENHLRKNFNFQGTPIRFMLRERKRKDQ; translated from the coding sequence ATGAGTCAAGTTATTGCAGTGGTCGGGCGGCCGAATGTCGGTAAGAGCTCGTTATTTAATTATTTAACTGGCAAGAAGATGGCAATTGTCAATGACCAGCCTGGTGTCACTCGTGACAGGCTCTATGCCAAATTTACCTGGCTGAATAGAGAACTAGCGCTGATCGATACAGGCGGTATTGAGCCTTATAGTGAAGATGTTATTCTGAGCCAAATGCGTAAGCAAGCAGAGTTAGCCATTGAAACGGCTGATTTGATCATGTTCATGGTCGATGCTAGAAGCGGTTTGCAGGCAGCTGATCAGGACATAGCTGAATTTTTGCATAGAAGTGGCAAACCCGTAGTTATCGTTGTCAACAAATGCGATAACCCTGGCCAGGTACCGCTTGAAGTTTATGATTTTTATCAATTAGGTTTTGAACAAGTTTTTCCAATTTCAGCTGCACATGGCTTAGGTGTTGGCGATCTGTTGGATGCTGTCTGTGCTGATTTGCCAGAGAACGATTTGAATGATGATTCAGAGCAGGCTATAAAAGTGGCAATTATCGGTAAGCCTAATGTCGGCAAAAGCTCACTTCTGAATCGCTTGTGCGGTGAGGAGAGAGCCATTGTTTCCAGTGTTGCTGGTACGACTAGAGATGCACTTGAGACGATGGTCACACATGGAGATCAAGACTATCTGTTCATAGACACAGCTGGTATGCGCCGAAAGAGTAAGGTTGACGATTTGATTGAGCGTTATTCAATTGTTAGAGCGATTGCTAGTATCGAGAAAGCTGATGTTTGCTTAATTATGGTCGATGCTGTGCAAGGCGCTGGCGAACAGGATACTAAGATAGCGGGCTTAGCTTTAGAAGCAGGCAAAGCTTGTGCCTTCCTTGTGAATAAGTGGGATTTGGCGAAAGAGAATCAGCTGAATCAGAATGAGTTCAGCAAGCAATTACAGACGAAGTTCAGCTTTATGCCTTGGGCGCCAATTATTTATATTTCAGCGCAAACAGGTTTCCATATTGATAGCGTCTTTGCCACAATTACCGATTTATATCAAGCTGCTAGCTTGCGCGTAAGTACAGGTATTTTGAATGAGGTTATCGGTGAAGCTCAGGCTTTGATGCAGGCGCCATCTTACAAAGGCCGTCATCTCAAAATTCAGTATGCTACGCAAGTTGCCATTCAACCACCTCAGTTTGTGCTGTTTGTGAATGACGTTAATCTCTTACATTTCAGCTATGAGCGTTATTTGGAGAATCATTTGCGGAAGAACTTCAATTTCCAAGGCACACCGATTCGTTTCATGCTGCGTGAACGCAAGCGAAAGGACCAATAA
- the typA gene encoding translational GTPase TypA: protein MSESQANLRNIAIIAHVDHGKTTLVDAMLKQSGSFRDNETVSNCVMDSNDLERERGITILAKNTAIQYDKTRINIVDTPGHADFSGEVERIMQMVDAVILIVDAFDGPMPQTRFVLSKALNMGLPALVVINKCDRPGAEPARALDEVYELFMNLEASDEQLDFPVIYASGRDGVAALTPEEIKDGTAKNILPLLDAIVEKLPSPKGDPNAPARLLVSNVEANAYLGRLAIGKIDQGTLKTGQEIIVGRFGESTVRKARINKLMRYMALKEVEIEQAETGEIVCLAGIENINIGDTICENENVELLPFVAIEEPTIAMNFMVNDSPFAGQDGKYLMSRHLSARLEKEMERNVAMRLEYTDSPDRFIVKGRGELSLSILIETMRREGYEFQVGKPEVILKHTDEGVLEPMEDLFIDVPDDYVGAVIQKLGERKGELKDMHPIQNGYTRMTFHISSRALIGYRSEFMTDTRGNGVMNTLISGYEPWKGEIETRKHGVIVAWETGEAVTYGLYNAQERGVLFIDAGVQVYEGEIVGKTPKPEDVVVNVCKKKHVTNMRAAGSDDALRLTGRMDLSLEQCLELINDDELVEVTPLNIRLRKKILSTDLRAKQRAKTK, encoded by the coding sequence ATGAGTGAATCACAAGCTAATTTACGTAATATCGCTATTATTGCTCATGTTGACCACGGTAAAACGACTTTGGTTGACGCTATGTTGAAGCAATCAGGCAGTTTCCGTGATAACGAGACTGTCAGCAATTGTGTGATGGATTCCAACGACTTGGAACGTGAACGTGGTATTACAATTCTAGCTAAGAATACAGCCATTCAATATGACAAAACACGTATAAATATTGTTGATACGCCAGGCCACGCTGATTTCAGTGGTGAGGTTGAGCGTATCATGCAGATGGTCGATGCTGTTATCTTGATCGTTGATGCTTTCGATGGCCCAATGCCTCAGACACGTTTCGTTTTGTCCAAGGCTCTGAATATGGGATTGCCAGCTTTGGTTGTTATCAATAAGTGCGACCGCCCAGGCGCTGAGCCGGCTCGTGCTTTGGATGAAGTTTATGAGTTGTTCATGAACTTGGAAGCTAGCGATGAACAGTTGGATTTCCCAGTTATTTATGCATCCGGTCGTGACGGCGTGGCTGCTTTAACACCAGAGGAGATCAAAGACGGTACAGCCAAGAATATTTTGCCGTTGTTGGACGCAATTGTTGAAAAGTTGCCATCTCCAAAGGGCGATCCGAATGCCCCAGCCCGTCTTTTAGTTTCTAACGTCGAGGCCAATGCTTATCTTGGCCGTTTGGCAATTGGTAAGATTGACCAAGGTACTTTGAAGACAGGTCAAGAGATTATCGTTGGGCGTTTTGGCGAAAGTACAGTTAGAAAAGCACGTATCAACAAATTGATGCGTTACATGGCTTTGAAAGAAGTAGAAATAGAACAAGCTGAAACTGGCGAGATTGTCTGCTTGGCTGGTATTGAGAATATCAATATCGGTGATACGATTTGTGAAAATGAAAATGTTGAATTGTTGCCATTCGTTGCAATCGAAGAGCCAACAATTGCCATGAATTTCATGGTCAACGACAGCCCGTTTGCTGGCCAAGATGGTAAGTATTTGATGAGCCGTCACTTATCCGCTCGCTTGGAGAAAGAGATGGAACGTAACGTGGCTATGCGTTTGGAATACACTGATTCACCAGATCGCTTCATAGTTAAGGGACGTGGGGAGTTGTCCTTGTCAATTCTGATTGAGACAATGCGCCGTGAAGGTTACGAGTTCCAAGTTGGTAAGCCAGAAGTTATTCTCAAGCATACAGATGAGGGTGTTTTGGAGCCAATGGAAGACTTGTTCATCGATGTGCCGGACGATTATGTGGGCGCTGTTATTCAAAAGTTGGGTGAGCGTAAAGGTGAGCTCAAGGACATGCATCCAATTCAAAACGGCTATACACGCATGACTTTCCATATTTCATCCCGTGCTTTAATTGGTTATCGTTCTGAGTTCATGACTGATACACGTGGTAATGGTGTTATGAACACGTTAATTAGTGGCTATGAGCCATGGAAGGGCGAAATTGAAACACGTAAACATGGTGTGATTGTTGCCTGGGAGACTGGTGAAGCTGTTACCTATGGCCTTTACAATGCGCAAGAACGTGGCGTTCTGTTCATCGATGCTGGTGTTCAGGTTTATGAAGGTGAAATTGTGGGTAAGACACCAAAGCCAGAAGATGTTGTAGTCAATGTCTGCAAGAAAAAACACGTTACAAATATGCGTGCTGCTGGTTCAGATGATGCTTTGAGATTGACAGGTCGTATGGATTTAAGCTTGGAGCAATGCCTTGAACTTATCAATGATGATGAATTGGTTGAAGTTACACCGTTAAATATTCGTTTGCGTAAAAAGATTTTGAGCACTGACTTAAGAGCTAAACAACGCGCGAAAACAAAGTAA
- the mltG gene encoding endolytic transglycosylase MltG has product MLSRKIRTTFSGLFIVCLLLIAVVFGLMFGYRVVLKQKTRYDYMEQIAKQQDFIQDQVDTQFAKELADKKREAKGEHKLSEAELAKLEENKLKAYKEKLKAWKKEKKIPLSYAVPIKGEEGLKPVFIDFGDASKQIAAKLESQGLIKSKTVFQVLSKLNGFDGNYQYGTHYLRPNMGYDELMFTLTLKPDRVLVVIPEGSTYIDIKNILRKSGISFNEAKMDKLMNSPEKFEHFDFLDGIKRTPGRNFLLDGYLFPDSYYFDCNASEISILSTLLNNTHYKLLDQYYERANTLNMTMDQVIILASIIQKESSVSQEMYKVSRVFSNRLAKGIALESCATINYLRQQERLEPVFLVKDNDLNRESAYNTYKNPGLTPGPICNPGAEAISAALYPDTSAESRNYLYFCAAGKTGRNVFANTLQEHQANIEKYLEPLNGN; this is encoded by the coding sequence ATGCTCTCTAGAAAAATAAGAACAACTTTTAGTGGTTTATTTATTGTTTGTCTTTTGTTGATAGCTGTGGTATTTGGCTTGATGTTTGGTTATAGAGTCGTGCTTAAGCAAAAGACACGCTATGACTATATGGAGCAGATTGCCAAGCAACAGGATTTCATTCAAGATCAGGTTGATACGCAATTTGCTAAAGAGTTAGCAGACAAGAAACGTGAAGCAAAGGGCGAGCATAAGCTGAGTGAGGCTGAGCTGGCTAAGTTGGAAGAGAACAAGCTTAAAGCTTATAAAGAGAAGCTTAAGGCCTGGAAAAAAGAGAAGAAAATTCCTCTATCTTATGCTGTGCCTATCAAAGGTGAAGAAGGCTTGAAGCCTGTTTTCATCGACTTTGGTGATGCAAGTAAGCAGATAGCGGCTAAGTTGGAGAGTCAGGGCTTAATTAAGTCCAAGACGGTTTTTCAGGTTCTGTCTAAGTTGAACGGTTTCGATGGTAACTACCAATACGGCACACACTATCTAAGACCAAATATGGGCTATGATGAGCTGATGTTTACATTGACTTTGAAGCCTGATCGGGTCTTAGTTGTTATCCCAGAAGGCAGTACCTATATTGATATTAAGAATATTTTGCGTAAATCAGGTATTTCATTCAATGAGGCCAAGATGGACAAACTGATGAATTCACCAGAAAAGTTTGAACATTTTGATTTCTTGGATGGCATTAAGCGTACTCCAGGCCGCAATTTCTTGTTAGATGGCTATCTGTTCCCAGATTCATACTATTTCGATTGCAATGCGAGCGAGATTAGTATCTTGAGTACGCTACTTAACAATACACATTACAAGCTGTTAGATCAGTATTATGAACGGGCTAACACTTTGAACATGACGATGGATCAGGTGATAATTTTAGCTAGTATCATTCAAAAAGAGTCGTCTGTTTCGCAAGAGATGTACAAAGTTAGCCGTGTTTTTAGCAATCGTTTGGCTAAGGGTATTGCTTTAGAGTCGTGTGCTACGATTAACTATCTGAGACAGCAAGAGAGATTGGAGCCTGTGTTCTTGGTCAAAGATAATGATTTGAATCGTGAGTCAGCCTACAATACTTACAAAAATCCAGGCTTAACCCCAGGCCCTATCTGTAATCCTGGCGCTGAGGCAATTTCAGCAGCTTTGTATCCAGACACTTCAGCTGAAAGTCGAAATTATCTCTATTTCTGTGCAGCTGGTAAGACAGGTCGCAACGTGTTTGCCAATACTTTGCAGGAACATCAGGCTAATATTGAGAAATACTTGGAACCACTAAACGGTAATTAA
- a CDS encoding peptidase U32 family protein: MQKKRGAWRGPIELLAPAGNMEKLKAAVLYGTDAVYMAGQAFGLRAFSKNFTTDEMFQARQYCTEHGVKMYITCNIMAHPSHMAELDSYINFLKELKPDGVIISDPGVLLRFNELAPELEKHISTQASTTNAQGCLFWWANGAKRIVLARELSLEDIQSIAESIPADMTLEAFVHGAMCMAYSGRCLLSNMLTGRGANQGECAQICRWEYKLIEQKRLQKTLHNGEKPEENYQFSLEEDQHGTYFLSSKDLCMIEHIPEMVEAGITSFKIEGRMKGAYYVAMTIRAYRKALDSYLADPEHYVFEPECLNELKQMTHREYGTGFYFKAPQEQAQVAKDESYQKEATIAGIVMRDLEASEFASPEAGLMPLEEFVVKTASLGKRKQRELKKLELLDDATHELEEEGVLPVGRYALLEERNFVDIGEVLEFVLPRGPILTYQVEALYDSNGRKQARIRHAKEMFYLAIPANWPKLPAGTFVRKKDG; the protein is encoded by the coding sequence ATGCAAAAAAAGCGTGGTGCTTGGCGTGGACCAATTGAGTTATTAGCTCCAGCTGGCAATATGGAAAAGTTGAAAGCGGCTGTTCTCTATGGCACTGATGCTGTTTACATGGCTGGTCAGGCGTTTGGCTTGCGTGCTTTTAGCAAAAATTTCACCACCGATGAGATGTTTCAGGCTAGACAATATTGCACAGAGCATGGCGTTAAAATGTATATCACATGCAATATCATGGCCCATCCTTCACATATGGCGGAATTGGATTCGTATATTAATTTCCTAAAAGAACTCAAGCCAGATGGCGTGATAATTTCAGATCCTGGTGTCTTGCTACGTTTCAATGAATTAGCGCCAGAATTAGAGAAACATATTTCTACTCAAGCATCTACAACTAATGCCCAAGGCTGCTTATTTTGGTGGGCCAATGGCGCAAAGCGCATTGTTTTGGCACGCGAATTGTCTTTGGAAGATATTCAGAGTATTGCTGAATCTATTCCAGCTGATATGACGCTTGAGGCCTTTGTTCACGGGGCAATGTGTATGGCTTATTCTGGTCGTTGCTTGCTTTCTAATATGTTGACTGGCCGTGGGGCTAATCAAGGGGAGTGTGCGCAAATTTGCCGTTGGGAATATAAATTAATTGAGCAGAAGCGTTTGCAAAAGACTTTACATAACGGCGAAAAGCCAGAGGAAAATTATCAGTTCTCATTAGAAGAAGATCAGCACGGGACGTATTTTCTGTCCAGCAAAGATTTGTGCATGATTGAGCATATCCCAGAGATGGTGGAAGCTGGTATCACTAGCTTTAAGATTGAGGGTCGCATGAAAGGTGCTTACTATGTGGCTATGACTATTCGTGCTTATCGTAAGGCTTTGGATAGCTATCTAGCTGATCCTGAACATTATGTGTTTGAGCCTGAATGCTTGAATGAGCTTAAGCAGATGACGCATCGTGAGTATGGGACAGGTTTTTACTTCAAAGCTCCACAAGAACAAGCGCAGGTGGCGAAAGATGAGAGCTACCAGAAAGAAGCGACAATAGCCGGCATTGTTATGCGTGATTTAGAGGCAAGTGAATTTGCAAGTCCTGAAGCTGGCCTAATGCCTTTGGAGGAGTTTGTAGTAAAGACAGCTAGCTTAGGCAAAAGGAAGCAGCGTGAGCTTAAGAAGTTAGAATTGTTAGATGATGCCACGCATGAGCTTGAGGAAGAGGGAGTTTTGCCAGTTGGTCGCTATGCCTTATTGGAGGAGCGTAATTTCGTTGACATTGGTGAGGTGTTGGAGTTTGTGTTGCCAAGAGGTCCGATTTTGACATACCAAGTTGAAGCTCTCTATGATTCTAATGGTCGTAAACAAGCTAGAATCCGCCATGCTAAAGAAATGTTTTATCTTGCAATTCCTGCCAATTGGCCCAAATTACCAGCCGGCACGTTTGTTAGGAAGAAAGATGGTTAA
- a CDS encoding PD-(D/E)XK nuclease family protein: MHIVAGADKFQILDYMTDAVCQLRQKKQFKPIFVIVPENRKLLLEQNLLSKAGGQLFFTEVLSIKRLAYRLFKETLACQMKAVSNELASLLVYIHVQTIKSEQASQEEANYAALSSFFHKPEYMQKLLTTEADLRRFQLNLTDIITALAKFKTAKADKLRKKLTALQDLSTAYQTALETENLTDSVGIVAALINLLKQYRQFKEKQGDSFEATLKRLSFLDNSAFYFYGFAEDNFITRQEWTLLEELSKLGVDLCLSVSLPNIAANYPKIATLRAEFEFVQANYSYYYQPNLRNLGSDKCLDFFQHLPIKAANVYQAGIRACLELLSLPALGKLECTYLIPNYDLNQAAIEAKLCDLQVPQATSEAVQKTALEATFQTSKKATCELNNGTKLAPEQAKLAKWPAPLNRQLNLKQTSDKLSIYRAILRELELNCTGPNAKNKFSDCAILFSNYAEDSAEFLSVAADFNLPIYLAEEQAQSSILSSYLDKLWQILKYGLNRETVLAFLHSPLWKNKHYDLANYENYLLSHDLNYRRLLGPFRKLTDFLAIDLAKNSLDCLMEVEAGKISEEILWPLSKLQKNLQKAKTRGERLKAILRYLQDSALAERIYLLSQDLTNSENALLRQAGETLQAAFQKFIKHYGELLKYSYDLQHESLIDFLNSLELDFKTMEFNLLPSFGLQIWVSGAEKAAYMRFKVIYLINFAQVNDLVNQMQSGVFSLEDLELLASYEAELGKTRNALAFNNAISAFDTSSASQRQLLCFLYANLILPAEVTICQFTNEANTWPMQLASLPGVEVQNVANESLNEAKDSLNEAKDSLNEAKDSLNEAKDSLNEAEASLTHKQTTTKALLSSDYLQANSELIKQLAKLDLQAKQAVKQSKTWQTLWHNYLSAYELCAVSEQMYPKRKFRLAILEFLNFAKQTCQALQEVSVPENQVTPEPTPETTTDVMPETKENATTEALTEAMTDASNNIETEWQLGSEINLLRMEQSEKQLDFALLKRLLANRYTFSINQLETYRQNPFVFFCRYLLGLQEANSISKSARNYGILLHAFAELAVKTFYLTSYKLSEQAIDIDHLNELAQTLDISALQAYLQTSLKEPFTATLPLSKTNDMTAKIAKIYQALTAPYLYDYQPSISLLEFMKQTESERVEQASLNNLAASLETLKAKQATKRMFVQQIWQNLEKTRGEKLDLNSLVYQEVLYPQLIDQALYSLKNILGQTRQDAEYTLPTYLEKRFELPLADSNLIASLSADLAQTANSDKATILDKMEISDKVAICKAAQLLGKIDRVDTAFDSNFQATDFAVIDYKTGSTKFDYERLLAGFDLQMPLYTALVNNKLKVSQASYLYLKNLYVNKSKSGLASKALDLGPNFFALSRNAHELIAKLEVCKEDKASDKFKLTSSDFVRNSQLLNDLADYSLHLSQASLVDILAAKFPYLPILGADGTGNLPFQCLAKYDLASGAYRYMASERANSKGKKNSALTKLEAALQAWQNRLNQEANLDE, from the coding sequence ATGCACATCGTAGCCGGAGCAGATAAATTTCAGATACTTGATTACATGACTGATGCAGTTTGCCAATTAAGGCAGAAGAAGCAGTTTAAGCCTATTTTTGTGATAGTCCCAGAAAACCGTAAATTACTGTTAGAGCAGAACTTATTATCCAAAGCTGGTGGACAACTATTTTTTACCGAAGTTCTGTCGATTAAACGCCTCGCATACCGCTTGTTCAAAGAAACTTTAGCGTGCCAAATGAAAGCTGTCAGCAATGAATTAGCCAGCTTGTTAGTTTACATCCATGTGCAGACGATTAAATCAGAACAAGCTAGCCAAGAAGAGGCTAACTATGCAGCCTTGTCGAGCTTCTTCCATAAGCCAGAATACATGCAGAAATTGCTGACCACAGAAGCAGATTTAAGGCGCTTTCAGCTGAATTTAACAGACATCATTACAGCTTTAGCCAAATTTAAGACGGCCAAAGCTGACAAGCTTCGTAAGAAATTGACCGCTTTACAAGATTTGAGTACAGCTTATCAGACGGCATTAGAGACTGAGAATTTAACCGATTCAGTTGGCATAGTTGCCGCCTTAATTAATTTGCTGAAACAGTATCGCCAATTTAAAGAAAAACAGGGTGACAGCTTCGAGGCAACCTTAAAACGCTTAAGCTTTTTAGATAACAGTGCTTTCTATTTTTACGGCTTTGCAGAAGATAATTTTATTACCCGTCAAGAATGGACGCTTTTAGAGGAACTATCTAAGCTAGGCGTGGATTTATGCTTGAGTGTCAGCTTGCCGAATATTGCTGCCAATTATCCCAAAATAGCAACTTTACGAGCTGAATTTGAGTTTGTCCAAGCCAATTATTCTTACTATTATCAGCCTAATTTGCGTAATTTAGGCAGCGACAAGTGCTTAGATTTCTTTCAACATTTACCTATTAAGGCTGCCAATGTGTATCAAGCGGGAATTAGAGCGTGCCTGGAACTATTAAGCTTGCCGGCATTAGGTAAATTAGAATGCACATACCTTATCCCAAATTATGATTTGAATCAGGCAGCAATAGAGGCTAAACTCTGTGATTTACAGGTCCCACAAGCTACCAGTGAAGCTGTACAGAAGACGGCGCTTGAGGCTACCTTTCAAACTTCCAAAAAAGCTACATGCGAGCTTAATAACGGAACTAAATTAGCGCCTGAACAAGCTAAGCTAGCCAAGTGGCCAGCGCCATTAAACAGGCAGCTAAATTTGAAACAAACAAGCGACAAATTAAGCATTTATCGTGCAATTTTGCGCGAACTAGAATTAAATTGCACTGGGCCAAATGCAAAAAACAAATTCTCAGATTGTGCCATCTTATTCTCTAACTACGCTGAGGATAGTGCGGAATTTTTGAGCGTTGCAGCAGACTTTAATTTGCCAATATATTTAGCGGAAGAACAGGCCCAAAGTTCTATTTTGAGCAGCTATTTGGATAAACTATGGCAGATACTCAAATATGGCTTGAATAGAGAGACGGTTTTAGCCTTTTTGCATTCGCCTTTGTGGAAAAATAAACATTACGATTTGGCAAATTATGAAAATTACCTACTGAGCCATGACTTGAACTACCGCAGATTGCTTGGCCCGTTTCGCAAACTTACTGATTTTTTAGCTATAGATCTAGCAAAAAACAGTTTAGATTGCCTAATGGAAGTAGAAGCTGGCAAGATAAGCGAAGAAATACTGTGGCCACTTAGCAAATTGCAAAAAAATTTGCAAAAAGCGAAAACGCGCGGCGAAAGACTAAAGGCCATTTTACGCTATTTACAAGACAGCGCACTAGCTGAACGCATATATCTCCTAAGCCAAGATTTAACTAATAGTGAAAACGCTTTATTAAGACAAGCTGGCGAGACTTTGCAGGCAGCTTTTCAGAAGTTCATCAAGCATTATGGCGAGCTATTAAAATACAGTTATGACTTACAGCATGAAAGCTTGATTGACTTTCTTAATAGCTTGGAACTTGACTTTAAGACTATGGAGTTTAATCTCTTACCAAGTTTTGGTCTTCAAATTTGGGTGAGTGGGGCTGAAAAAGCTGCTTACATGCGCTTTAAGGTGATTTATTTAATTAACTTTGCGCAAGTAAATGATTTGGTTAATCAGATGCAGTCAGGTGTATTTAGCTTAGAAGATTTGGAATTGTTAGCTAGCTATGAAGCTGAGTTAGGAAAGACTAGAAACGCTTTGGCGTTCAACAATGCAATTTCAGCCTTTGATACAAGTTCAGCTAGTCAACGCCAGCTATTATGCTTTTTGTATGCGAACTTAATTCTGCCAGCTGAAGTGACAATCTGTCAGTTTACAAATGAAGCCAATACTTGGCCGATGCAGCTTGCCAGCCTGCCAGGTGTTGAAGTGCAAAATGTGGCGAATGAGAGCCTGAATGAAGCGAAAGATAGCCTGAATGAAGCGAAAGATAGCCTGAATGAAGCGAAAGATAGCCTGAATGAAGCGAAAGATAGCCTAAATGAAGCAGAAGCTAGCTTAACTCATAAGCAAACAACGACAAAGGCTTTATTAAGTAGTGATTATTTACAGGCTAACAGCGAGTTAATTAAGCAATTAGCTAAGCTGGATTTGCAAGCTAAGCAGGCTGTAAAACAGTCTAAAACTTGGCAAACTTTGTGGCATAACTATCTGTCAGCATATGAATTATGTGCCGTAAGTGAACAAATGTATCCGAAGCGTAAGTTCCGTTTGGCAATTTTGGAGTTTCTCAACTTTGCTAAACAAACTTGTCAGGCCCTCCAAGAAGTTTCTGTTCCTGAAAATCAAGTCACGCCAGAGCCAACGCCAGAGACTACGACAGATGTCATGCCAGAAACTAAGGAAAATGCCACGACTGAGGCTCTAACGGAAGCTATGACAGACGCTAGTAACAATATAGAAACAGAGTGGCAGTTAGGGTCGGAAATAAACTTGTTAAGGATGGAACAATCTGAGAAACAACTTGATTTTGCCTTGCTTAAACGTTTGTTAGCTAACCGTTATACATTTTCAATCAACCAGCTTGAAACATATCGGCAAAATCCATTCGTCTTTTTCTGCCGCTACCTTTTAGGCTTACAAGAAGCTAACAGCATATCCAAATCTGCCCGTAACTACGGCATATTGTTGCATGCTTTTGCCGAATTAGCCGTTAAGACATTCTATTTAACGAGCTACAAATTAAGTGAACAGGCGATAGACATTGATCACCTAAATGAATTGGCACAAACTTTAGATATTTCCGCTTTGCAAGCTTATTTACAAACCAGCCTGAAAGAACCTTTTACAGCAACTTTGCCTTTATCTAAAACAAATGACATGACAGCCAAGATAGCTAAGATTTATCAGGCGCTGACAGCACCGTATCTTTACGATTACCAACCGAGTATCAGCTTATTGGAGTTTATGAAGCAGACTGAATCTGAGCGCGTTGAACAAGCTAGCCTCAATAATTTGGCCGCTAGTTTGGAAACTCTCAAAGCCAAGCAGGCTACTAAACGCATGTTCGTTCAACAAATCTGGCAAAATCTGGAGAAAACACGGGGCGAGAAGCTGGATCTAAACAGCCTGGTTTATCAAGAGGTGCTTTATCCGCAGCTCATTGATCAAGCGCTATATAGCTTGAAAAATATTTTGGGCCAGACGAGACAAGATGCAGAATACACGCTACCAACATATTTAGAGAAACGCTTTGAGTTACCTTTAGCAGATTCGAATTTAATCGCTAGCCTGAGCGCCGATTTGGCCCAAACAGCAAATTCAGATAAAGCAACAATTTTGGATAAGATGGAAATTTCAGATAAAGTTGCAATTTGTAAGGCCGCGCAGCTTCTTGGTAAGATTGACCGGGTGGACACAGCTTTTGATAGCAATTTCCAAGCGACAGACTTTGCTGTTATTGATTACAAGACAGGCTCTACAAAATTTGACTACGAACGCTTATTAGCCGGCTTTGACTTGCAGATGCCTTTGTACACGGCTTTAGTAAATAACAAGCTTAAAGTGAGCCAGGCGAGTTATCTTTATTTGAAGAATTTGTACGTGAATAAGTCCAAATCTGGCCTAGCTAGTAAGGCGCTAGACTTAGGGCCAAACTTCTTTGCTCTGTCTAGAAATGCGCATGAATTAATCGCTAAACTTGAAGTGTGCAAAGAAGATAAGGCAAGTGATAAGTTCAAGCTAACTAGTTCTGATTTTGTTAGAAATAGCCAACTTTTGAATGATTTAGCAGATTATAGTTTGCATTTGAGTCAGGCCTCTTTAGTTGATATTTTGGCCGCCAAATTCCCTTATCTGCCGATTTTAGGAGCTGATGGAACGGGGAATTTACCATTTCAGTGCCTAGCTAAATATGACCTTGCCAGTGGCGCATATCGCTATATGGCAAGCGAAAGAGCAAATAGCAAAGGCAAGAAAAACAGCGCTTTAACGAAGTTGGAGGCAGCTTTGCAAGCTTGGCAAAACAGATTAAATCAGGAGGCGAATTTAGATGAGTGA